In the genome of Labrus mixtus chromosome 21, fLabMix1.1, whole genome shotgun sequence, one region contains:
- the myocd gene encoding myocardin isoform X4, producing MTLLGSEHSILIRSKFRSVLQLRLQQRRTREQLADQGIMPLNHGKFPKQEDSYAFEEDSSSESLSPEQHHSDESPGSACPSSEAVGSTASSSSSPALTSPRQGGTGQDPPDHSHDEGQTAANNNQATPPIPVPAIVKSKTSDKNRHKKPKDVKPKVKKLKYHQYIPPDQKAEKSPPPMDSAYARLLQQQQLFLQLQILSQQKHAHTQSQQQQQQQQQHTHTPHTQAHQRQPAFSYQPHPQSQTHKGVSEQLSVCTSNGPSSQTNCNSSSPVKNSYPNQSTISPVKPGPLPANLDDLKVSELRQHLRIRGMPVSGTKTALIERLRPFKDSNAGSSPSGSSDITTVTFPVTPTGSLSSYQSPSSSSALSHGGYYPYPSTSSTPPISPASSELSLSGSLPDSFSDVPMSSPTQFNLQPSPAHLSMEDGLGGSQRVGEGGGMEGMEAEKDKMLVEKQKVIEELTWKLHQEQRQVEELKMQLHKRKRCYGATQDTVPPPPHPPLHHQQTPPMMGQHFFGVTIKQEPMSLSSSCPLSSPKQLKSSPGSCMEEMGHCSAPLSGMGGPSGPQCMDTTPSTGSPSTMSAFLSPQCSPQDSPIGKPSGSPQPSSPNHPYMLTPSLGRDGCRHPHPQGNNRVRNMQMQQKNGVLPVNCSYPSDQRGLQGVFPNSAECGHTGSVKTENHSMHPKMSVVPSPRHVGLKSQAPPPAVSSSDSDDLRQPPCYEDAVKQQLTRSQQMDELLDVLIESGEMPANAREERERSSVTKVVPHINVSPGCPGLLIPRFHRHYEHLSPSQLPYDHAANHIAESHLETLLGSPIARGAEGVLLKMAAEDGGQEDEGNRDGEGYGSPHNHHRHPHHPQQDKLMTNRELMDTPLSPISINTKVSCGPEVQGMVSMTFNETPWETMEWLDLTPPSSATAFSVAPPTGPSIFNTEFLDVTDINLNSAMDLHLEHW from the exons ATGACTCTTCTGGGCTCTGAGCACTCCATACTCATTCGAAGCAAGTTTAGATCAG TCCTACAGTTAAGACTTCAGCAGAGGAGGACACGAGAGCAGCTGGCAGACCAAGGCATCATGCCTC TGAACCACGGAAAGTTCCCCAAGCAGGAGGACTCGTACGCGTTCGAGGAGGACAGCAGCAGTGAGAGTCTGTCTCCGGAGCAGCACCACAGCGATGAGTCTCCGGGCTCGGCGTGTCCGTCGTCCGAGGCTGTGGGCAGCACggcctcctcgtcctcctcgccCGCCCTCACCAGCCCCCGACAG GGAGGTACGGGCCAAGACCCTCCTGATCACAGCCACGATGAAGGTCAGACTGCTGCCAACAACAACCAGGCCACTCCCCCAATACCTGTTCCCGCTATCGTCAAG TCAAAGACGTCTGACAAGAACCGGCACAAGAAGCCCAAAGATGTGAAGCCGAAGGTGAAGAAGCTCAAGTACCATCAGTACATTCCGCCGGACCAGAAGGCGGAGAAGTCCCCTCCGCCCATGGACTCGGCCTACGCCCGcctgctccagcagcagcagctcttcctGCAGCTGCAGATCCTCAGCCAGCagaaacacgctcacacacagtcccagcagcagcagcagcagcagcagcagcacacacacactccacacacacaagcccatCAGAGACAGCCGGCGTTCAGCTACCAGCCCCACCCACAGAGCCAAACACACAA AGGCGTCAGTGAGCAGCTCTCAGTCTGCACCTCCAACGGTCCATCGAGCCAAACAAACTGTAACTCCTCCTCCCCGGTGAAGAACTCCTATCCAAACCAGAGCACCATCTCTCCGGTCAAACCTGGGCCCCTGCCGGCGAATCTGGACGACCTAAAG gTGTCAGAGCTCAGGCAGCACCTGCGTATTCGGGGCATGCCCGTCTCCGGCACAAAGACCGCCCTCATCGAGAGGCTCCGACCCTTCAAAGACTCCAACGCCGGCTCCTCCCCGTCCGGCTCCTCCGACATCACCACAGTCACCTTCCCCGTCACACCCACAGGCTCCCTATCCTCCTACCagtctccttcctcctccagcGCTCTCTCCCATGGGGGCTACTACCCGTACCCCAGCACCTCCTCCACCCCGCCCATCTCCCCCGCCTCCTCCGAGCTCTCCCTCAGCGGCTCGCTCCCCGACAGCTTCAGCGACGTACCCATGTCCTCGCCGACCCAGTTCAACCTGCAGCCGTCACCCGCCCATCTCAGCATGGAGGACGGCCTTGGGGGATCGCAGAGGGTGGGGGAGGGCGGCGGTATGGAGGGCATGGAAGCAGAGAAAGATAAAATGCTGGTGGAGAAGCAGAAGGTGATCGAGGAGCTGACGTGGAAGCTGCACCAAGAgcagagacag GTTGAGGAGTTAAAGATGCAGCTCCACAAGAGGAAACGCTGCTACGGAGCAACACAAGACAccgtccctcctccacctcaccCTCCCCTGCACCACCAGCAGACTCCCCCCATGATGGGACAGCACTTCTTCGGGGTGACGATCAAGCAGGAGCCCATGTCTTTGTCCTCCagctgtcctctgtcctctccaaAGCAGCTGAAGAGCTCACCTGGCAGCTGCATGGAGGAGATGGGACACTGCAGCGCCCCCCTCTCTGGTATGGGGGGCCCCAGTGGACCGCAGTGTATGGACACCACCCCGTCCACGGGCAGCCCCTCCACAATGTCCGCTTTCCTGAGTCCACAGTGCTCTCCGCAGGACTCCCCCATTGGAAAGCCTTCGGGAAGCCCCCAGCCGTCGTCTCCAAATCACCCCTACATGCTAACACCGTCGCTGGGGAGGGACGGCTGCCGTCACCCCCACCCGCAGGGCAACAACAGAGTACGCAACATGCAG ATGCAGCAGAAAAACGGCGTTCTGCCGGTTAACTGTTCTTATCCTTCCGACCAAAGAGGCCTTCAGGGAGTCTTTCCAAACTCTGCAGAGTGTGGTCACACTGGCTCAGTCAAGACCGAGAACCACAGCATGCACCCAAAG ATGTCAGTAGTGCCCTCTCCTCGGCATGTTGGCCTAAAGAGCCAGGCCCCCCCCCCAGCCGTCAGTAGCTCAGATTCAGATGACTTAAGACAGCCCCCATGCTATGAGGATGCAGTCAAGCAG CAGCTGACCAGAAGTCAGCAGATGGACGAGCTGCTGGACGTGCTCATAGAGAGCGGAG AGATGCCCGCTAACGCCCGAGAAGAGAGGGAGCGGTCCTCTGTAACCAAAGTTGTGCCTCACATTAATGTGTCCCCAGGGTGCCCCGGCCTCCTCATCCCGAGGTTCCACCGACACTACGAGCACCTGAGCCCCTCCCAGCTGCCGTACGACCACGCAGCCAATCACATCGCAGAGAGCCACCTGGAGACTCTGCTGGGGAGTCCGATCGCTCGGGGAGCGGAGGGTGTTCTCCTTAAAATGGCTGCTGAGGACGGAGGGCAGGAGGACGAAGGGAACAGAGACGGCGAGGGTTACGGCAGCCCCCACAACCATCACCGCCACCCGCACCACCCCCAACAGGACAAACTGATGACCAACAGAGAGCTGATGGACACGCCTCTGTCCCCAATTAGCATTAACACCAAGGTGTCCTGCGGCCCCGAGGTGCAGGGCATGGTGAGCATGACGTTCAACGAGACACCGTGGGAGACGATGGAGTGGTTGGACCTGACCCCGCCCAGCTCGGCTACGGCCTTCAGCGTGGCTCCACCCACCGGGCCAAGCATCTTCAACACAGAGTTCCTGGATGTGACAGACATTAACCTGAACTCTGCCATGGACCTCCACCTGGAGCACTGGTGA
- the myocd gene encoding myocardin isoform X5, with the protein MTLLGSEHSILIRSKFRSVLQLRLQQRRTREQLADQGIMPHPASDGSSLDDQMRLKRVQLAEDLNEKLALRPGPLELVQKNIIPLDSALTMTVNHGKFPKQEDSYAFEEDSSSESLSPEQHHSDESPGSACPSSEAVGSTASSSSSPALTSPRQGGTGQDPPDHSHDEGQTAANNNQATPPIPVPAIVKSKTSDKNRHKKPKDVKPKVKKLKYHQYIPPDQKAEKSPPPMDSAYARLLQQQQLFLQLQILSQQKHAHTQSQQQQQQQQQHTHTPHTQAHQRQPAFSYQPHPQSQTHKGVSEQLSVCTSNGPSSQTNCNSSSPVKNSYPNQSTISPVKPGPLPANLDDLKVSELRQHLRIRGMPVSGTKTALIERLRPFKDSNAGSSPSGSSDITTVTFPVTPTGSLSSYQSPSSSSALSHGGYYPYPSTSSTPPISPASSELSLSGSLPDSFSDVPMSSPTQFNLQPSPAHLSMEDGLGGSQRVGEGGGMEGMEAEKDKMLVEKQKVIEELTWKLHQEQRQVEELKMQLHKRKRCYGATQDTVPPPPHPPLHHQQTPPMMGQHFFGVTIKQEPMSLSSSCPLSSPKQLKSSPGSCMEEMGHCSAPLSGMGGPSGPQCMDTTPSTGSPSTMSAFLSPQCSPQDSPIGKPSGSPQPSSPNHPYMLTPSLGRDGCRHPHPQGNNRVRNMQMQQKNGVLPVNCSYPSDQRGLQGVFPNSAECGHTGSVKTENHSMHPKQLTRSQQMDELLDVLIESGGCPGLLIPRFHRHYEHLSPSQLPYDHAANHIAESHLETLLGSPIARGAEGVLLKMAAEDGGQEDEGNRDGEGYGSPHNHHRHPHHPQQDKLMTNRELMDTPLSPISINTKVSCGPEVQGMVSMTFNETPWETMEWLDLTPPSSATAFSVAPPTGPSIFNTEFLDVTDINLNSAMDLHLEHW; encoded by the exons ATGACTCTTCTGGGCTCTGAGCACTCCATACTCATTCGAAGCAAGTTTAGATCAG TCCTACAGTTAAGACTTCAGCAGAGGAGGACACGAGAGCAGCTGGCAGACCAAGGCATCATGCCTC ACCCGGCCTCAGACGGCTCCTCTCTGGACGATCAGATGAGGCTAAAGCGAGTGCAGCTAGCCGAGGACCTGAACGAGAAGCTGGCTCTCAGGCCGGGGCCCCTGGAGCTGGTCCAAAAGAATATCATTCCCCTAGACTCTGCCCTCACaatgacag TGAACCACGGAAAGTTCCCCAAGCAGGAGGACTCGTACGCGTTCGAGGAGGACAGCAGCAGTGAGAGTCTGTCTCCGGAGCAGCACCACAGCGATGAGTCTCCGGGCTCGGCGTGTCCGTCGTCCGAGGCTGTGGGCAGCACggcctcctcgtcctcctcgccCGCCCTCACCAGCCCCCGACAG GGAGGTACGGGCCAAGACCCTCCTGATCACAGCCACGATGAAGGTCAGACTGCTGCCAACAACAACCAGGCCACTCCCCCAATACCTGTTCCCGCTATCGTCAAG TCAAAGACGTCTGACAAGAACCGGCACAAGAAGCCCAAAGATGTGAAGCCGAAGGTGAAGAAGCTCAAGTACCATCAGTACATTCCGCCGGACCAGAAGGCGGAGAAGTCCCCTCCGCCCATGGACTCGGCCTACGCCCGcctgctccagcagcagcagctcttcctGCAGCTGCAGATCCTCAGCCAGCagaaacacgctcacacacagtcccagcagcagcagcagcagcagcagcagcacacacacactccacacacacaagcccatCAGAGACAGCCGGCGTTCAGCTACCAGCCCCACCCACAGAGCCAAACACACAA AGGCGTCAGTGAGCAGCTCTCAGTCTGCACCTCCAACGGTCCATCGAGCCAAACAAACTGTAACTCCTCCTCCCCGGTGAAGAACTCCTATCCAAACCAGAGCACCATCTCTCCGGTCAAACCTGGGCCCCTGCCGGCGAATCTGGACGACCTAAAG gTGTCAGAGCTCAGGCAGCACCTGCGTATTCGGGGCATGCCCGTCTCCGGCACAAAGACCGCCCTCATCGAGAGGCTCCGACCCTTCAAAGACTCCAACGCCGGCTCCTCCCCGTCCGGCTCCTCCGACATCACCACAGTCACCTTCCCCGTCACACCCACAGGCTCCCTATCCTCCTACCagtctccttcctcctccagcGCTCTCTCCCATGGGGGCTACTACCCGTACCCCAGCACCTCCTCCACCCCGCCCATCTCCCCCGCCTCCTCCGAGCTCTCCCTCAGCGGCTCGCTCCCCGACAGCTTCAGCGACGTACCCATGTCCTCGCCGACCCAGTTCAACCTGCAGCCGTCACCCGCCCATCTCAGCATGGAGGACGGCCTTGGGGGATCGCAGAGGGTGGGGGAGGGCGGCGGTATGGAGGGCATGGAAGCAGAGAAAGATAAAATGCTGGTGGAGAAGCAGAAGGTGATCGAGGAGCTGACGTGGAAGCTGCACCAAGAgcagagacag GTTGAGGAGTTAAAGATGCAGCTCCACAAGAGGAAACGCTGCTACGGAGCAACACAAGACAccgtccctcctccacctcaccCTCCCCTGCACCACCAGCAGACTCCCCCCATGATGGGACAGCACTTCTTCGGGGTGACGATCAAGCAGGAGCCCATGTCTTTGTCCTCCagctgtcctctgtcctctccaaAGCAGCTGAAGAGCTCACCTGGCAGCTGCATGGAGGAGATGGGACACTGCAGCGCCCCCCTCTCTGGTATGGGGGGCCCCAGTGGACCGCAGTGTATGGACACCACCCCGTCCACGGGCAGCCCCTCCACAATGTCCGCTTTCCTGAGTCCACAGTGCTCTCCGCAGGACTCCCCCATTGGAAAGCCTTCGGGAAGCCCCCAGCCGTCGTCTCCAAATCACCCCTACATGCTAACACCGTCGCTGGGGAGGGACGGCTGCCGTCACCCCCACCCGCAGGGCAACAACAGAGTACGCAACATGCAG ATGCAGCAGAAAAACGGCGTTCTGCCGGTTAACTGTTCTTATCCTTCCGACCAAAGAGGCCTTCAGGGAGTCTTTCCAAACTCTGCAGAGTGTGGTCACACTGGCTCAGTCAAGACCGAGAACCACAGCATGCACCCAAAG CAGCTGACCAGAAGTCAGCAGATGGACGAGCTGCTGGACGTGCTCATAGAGAGCGGAG GGTGCCCCGGCCTCCTCATCCCGAGGTTCCACCGACACTACGAGCACCTGAGCCCCTCCCAGCTGCCGTACGACCACGCAGCCAATCACATCGCAGAGAGCCACCTGGAGACTCTGCTGGGGAGTCCGATCGCTCGGGGAGCGGAGGGTGTTCTCCTTAAAATGGCTGCTGAGGACGGAGGGCAGGAGGACGAAGGGAACAGAGACGGCGAGGGTTACGGCAGCCCCCACAACCATCACCGCCACCCGCACCACCCCCAACAGGACAAACTGATGACCAACAGAGAGCTGATGGACACGCCTCTGTCCCCAATTAGCATTAACACCAAGGTGTCCTGCGGCCCCGAGGTGCAGGGCATGGTGAGCATGACGTTCAACGAGACACCGTGGGAGACGATGGAGTGGTTGGACCTGACCCCGCCCAGCTCGGCTACGGCCTTCAGCGTGGCTCCACCCACCGGGCCAAGCATCTTCAACACAGAGTTCCTGGATGTGACAGACATTAACCTGAACTCTGCCATGGACCTCCACCTGGAGCACTGGTGA
- the myocd gene encoding myocardin isoform X2 has protein sequence MTLLGSEHSILIRSKFRSVLQLRLQQRRTREQLADQGIMPHPASDGSSLDDQMRLKRVQLAEDLNEKLALRPGPLELVQKNIIPLDSALTMTVNHGKFPKQEDSYAFEEDSSSESLSPEQHHSDESPGSACPSSEAVGSTASSSSSPALTSPRQGGTGQDPPDHSHDEGQTAANNNQATPPIPVPAIVKSKTSDKNRHKKPKDVKPKVKKLKYHQYIPPDQKAEKSPPPMDSAYARLLQQQQLFLQLQILSQQKHAHTQSQQQQQQQQQHTHTPHTQAHQRQPAFSYQPHPQSQTHKGVSEQLSVCTSNGPSSQTNCNSSSPVKNSYPNQSTISPVKPGPLPANLDDLKVSELRQHLRIRGMPVSGTKTALIERLRPFKDSNAGSSPSGSSDITTVTFPVTPTGSLSSYQSPSSSSALSHGGYYPYPSTSSTPPISPASSELSLSGSLPDSFSDVPMSSPTQFNLQPSPAHLSMEDGLGGSQRVGEGGGMEGMEAEKDKMLVEKQKVIEELTWKLHQEQRQVEELKMQLHKRKRCYGATQDTVPPPPHPPLHHQQTPPMMGQHFFGVTIKQEPMSLSSSCPLSSPKQLKSSPGSCMEEMGHCSAPLSGMGGPSGPQCMDTTPSTGSPSTMSAFLSPQCSPQDSPIGKPSGSPQPSSPNHPYMLTPSLGRDGCRHPHPQGNNRVRNMQMQQKNGVLPVNCSYPSDQRGLQGVFPNSAECGHTGSVKTENHSMHPKMSVVPSPRHVGLKSQAPPPAVSSSDSDDLRQPPCYEDAVKQQLTRSQQMDELLDVLIESGGCPGLLIPRFHRHYEHLSPSQLPYDHAANHIAESHLETLLGSPIARGAEGVLLKMAAEDGGQEDEGNRDGEGYGSPHNHHRHPHHPQQDKLMTNRELMDTPLSPISINTKVSCGPEVQGMVSMTFNETPWETMEWLDLTPPSSATAFSVAPPTGPSIFNTEFLDVTDINLNSAMDLHLEHW, from the exons ATGACTCTTCTGGGCTCTGAGCACTCCATACTCATTCGAAGCAAGTTTAGATCAG TCCTACAGTTAAGACTTCAGCAGAGGAGGACACGAGAGCAGCTGGCAGACCAAGGCATCATGCCTC ACCCGGCCTCAGACGGCTCCTCTCTGGACGATCAGATGAGGCTAAAGCGAGTGCAGCTAGCCGAGGACCTGAACGAGAAGCTGGCTCTCAGGCCGGGGCCCCTGGAGCTGGTCCAAAAGAATATCATTCCCCTAGACTCTGCCCTCACaatgacag TGAACCACGGAAAGTTCCCCAAGCAGGAGGACTCGTACGCGTTCGAGGAGGACAGCAGCAGTGAGAGTCTGTCTCCGGAGCAGCACCACAGCGATGAGTCTCCGGGCTCGGCGTGTCCGTCGTCCGAGGCTGTGGGCAGCACggcctcctcgtcctcctcgccCGCCCTCACCAGCCCCCGACAG GGAGGTACGGGCCAAGACCCTCCTGATCACAGCCACGATGAAGGTCAGACTGCTGCCAACAACAACCAGGCCACTCCCCCAATACCTGTTCCCGCTATCGTCAAG TCAAAGACGTCTGACAAGAACCGGCACAAGAAGCCCAAAGATGTGAAGCCGAAGGTGAAGAAGCTCAAGTACCATCAGTACATTCCGCCGGACCAGAAGGCGGAGAAGTCCCCTCCGCCCATGGACTCGGCCTACGCCCGcctgctccagcagcagcagctcttcctGCAGCTGCAGATCCTCAGCCAGCagaaacacgctcacacacagtcccagcagcagcagcagcagcagcagcagcacacacacactccacacacacaagcccatCAGAGACAGCCGGCGTTCAGCTACCAGCCCCACCCACAGAGCCAAACACACAA AGGCGTCAGTGAGCAGCTCTCAGTCTGCACCTCCAACGGTCCATCGAGCCAAACAAACTGTAACTCCTCCTCCCCGGTGAAGAACTCCTATCCAAACCAGAGCACCATCTCTCCGGTCAAACCTGGGCCCCTGCCGGCGAATCTGGACGACCTAAAG gTGTCAGAGCTCAGGCAGCACCTGCGTATTCGGGGCATGCCCGTCTCCGGCACAAAGACCGCCCTCATCGAGAGGCTCCGACCCTTCAAAGACTCCAACGCCGGCTCCTCCCCGTCCGGCTCCTCCGACATCACCACAGTCACCTTCCCCGTCACACCCACAGGCTCCCTATCCTCCTACCagtctccttcctcctccagcGCTCTCTCCCATGGGGGCTACTACCCGTACCCCAGCACCTCCTCCACCCCGCCCATCTCCCCCGCCTCCTCCGAGCTCTCCCTCAGCGGCTCGCTCCCCGACAGCTTCAGCGACGTACCCATGTCCTCGCCGACCCAGTTCAACCTGCAGCCGTCACCCGCCCATCTCAGCATGGAGGACGGCCTTGGGGGATCGCAGAGGGTGGGGGAGGGCGGCGGTATGGAGGGCATGGAAGCAGAGAAAGATAAAATGCTGGTGGAGAAGCAGAAGGTGATCGAGGAGCTGACGTGGAAGCTGCACCAAGAgcagagacag GTTGAGGAGTTAAAGATGCAGCTCCACAAGAGGAAACGCTGCTACGGAGCAACACAAGACAccgtccctcctccacctcaccCTCCCCTGCACCACCAGCAGACTCCCCCCATGATGGGACAGCACTTCTTCGGGGTGACGATCAAGCAGGAGCCCATGTCTTTGTCCTCCagctgtcctctgtcctctccaaAGCAGCTGAAGAGCTCACCTGGCAGCTGCATGGAGGAGATGGGACACTGCAGCGCCCCCCTCTCTGGTATGGGGGGCCCCAGTGGACCGCAGTGTATGGACACCACCCCGTCCACGGGCAGCCCCTCCACAATGTCCGCTTTCCTGAGTCCACAGTGCTCTCCGCAGGACTCCCCCATTGGAAAGCCTTCGGGAAGCCCCCAGCCGTCGTCTCCAAATCACCCCTACATGCTAACACCGTCGCTGGGGAGGGACGGCTGCCGTCACCCCCACCCGCAGGGCAACAACAGAGTACGCAACATGCAG ATGCAGCAGAAAAACGGCGTTCTGCCGGTTAACTGTTCTTATCCTTCCGACCAAAGAGGCCTTCAGGGAGTCTTTCCAAACTCTGCAGAGTGTGGTCACACTGGCTCAGTCAAGACCGAGAACCACAGCATGCACCCAAAG ATGTCAGTAGTGCCCTCTCCTCGGCATGTTGGCCTAAAGAGCCAGGCCCCCCCCCCAGCCGTCAGTAGCTCAGATTCAGATGACTTAAGACAGCCCCCATGCTATGAGGATGCAGTCAAGCAG CAGCTGACCAGAAGTCAGCAGATGGACGAGCTGCTGGACGTGCTCATAGAGAGCGGAG GGTGCCCCGGCCTCCTCATCCCGAGGTTCCACCGACACTACGAGCACCTGAGCCCCTCCCAGCTGCCGTACGACCACGCAGCCAATCACATCGCAGAGAGCCACCTGGAGACTCTGCTGGGGAGTCCGATCGCTCGGGGAGCGGAGGGTGTTCTCCTTAAAATGGCTGCTGAGGACGGAGGGCAGGAGGACGAAGGGAACAGAGACGGCGAGGGTTACGGCAGCCCCCACAACCATCACCGCCACCCGCACCACCCCCAACAGGACAAACTGATGACCAACAGAGAGCTGATGGACACGCCTCTGTCCCCAATTAGCATTAACACCAAGGTGTCCTGCGGCCCCGAGGTGCAGGGCATGGTGAGCATGACGTTCAACGAGACACCGTGGGAGACGATGGAGTGGTTGGACCTGACCCCGCCCAGCTCGGCTACGGCCTTCAGCGTGGCTCCACCCACCGGGCCAAGCATCTTCAACACAGAGTTCCTGGATGTGACAGACATTAACCTGAACTCTGCCATGGACCTCCACCTGGAGCACTGGTGA